The Desulfovibrio fairfieldensis sequence CCACCGCGCCGTCGTGCAACGGCGCTTTGGGATAAAAAATATTCATGAGCAGCTGACGGGAGAGCTGGGCGTCCACCCGTACGCCTTCGCGTTTGATCATGTCCCCGAGGCGCATGCTGCGCTCAATGACGATAAGCGCGCCCACGCGCAGGCGGGCCATTTCCACGCAGGCCATGACCACTTCCTCCACGCCGCCCTGCTTGAGCTCGCGCCGACGGAACAGCCGGTGCGCGCCCATTTCGCCCAGAGCCTGGCGGATGTCGGCCTGAAAAATGACCACGATGAGGATAAACAGTGAGCTGAAGATGTGCTGCAAAAGCCAGGTGAGCGTATACAGGCCCATGGTCCTGGACATGAAATACAGCAGAGTCAGCAAGCCCAGGCCGGT is a genomic window containing:
- the cdaA gene encoding diadenylate cyclase CdaA; protein product: MFEHFVFDWRDLLDIALVSALLYQVIQLLRGSRALAVLTGLGLLTLLYFMSRTMGLYTLTWLLQHIFSSLFILIVVIFQADIRQALGEMGAHRLFRRRELKQGGVEEVVMACVEMARLRVGALIVIERSMRLGDMIKREGVRVDAQLSRQLLMNIFYPKAPLHDGAVVISRGRIMAAACILPLAVAKGQNFGTRHRAALGITQESDAVAVVVSEERGEISVAMKGELVRSLDATRLRQVLNEIL